In Salisediminibacterium beveridgei, one DNA window encodes the following:
- the glgD gene encoding glucose-1-phosphate adenylyltransferase subunit GlgD has product MEPLLGLINLDNEHDFLEELTYFRCGAATPFAGRYRMIDFTLSNMVNSGVEEVAIFTNHKYRALMDHIKTGAEWELARRHGGVFILPPDWNDPTDISRGDLRHFHNNRDFFHRSKADHVLISGSQYLANSPVSKAYEEHLATGADVTVLSTQVTEPDDEHSKLLRIEQDDDGVVKGFSSDPANPTVFTNMYIIKKDVLLKMVDYCIAYHKDNFFLDGIRGKLPDLKIQNFDMNGPGMFVNSIQSYYKHNLGLLNPEMYKSVFFKNQLVKTKLSNEPPAKYINGSAVTKSMVSNGCVIQGKVDNSVLFRGVKVAPSATVKNSIIMQRCVIEDNVHLENVILDKDVHVSAGQQLIGSKGKPYVVAKRQRV; this is encoded by the coding sequence ATGGAACCTTTACTCGGACTCATCAACCTCGACAATGAACATGATTTCCTCGAAGAGCTGACTTACTTCCGTTGCGGCGCAGCAACACCGTTTGCCGGTCGTTACCGGATGATCGATTTCACCTTATCGAACATGGTCAATTCAGGCGTGGAAGAAGTGGCGATTTTCACGAATCATAAATACAGGGCTTTGATGGACCACATTAAGACCGGTGCAGAATGGGAACTGGCCAGAAGACATGGCGGTGTGTTTATCCTGCCGCCCGACTGGAACGACCCGACGGATATTTCCCGCGGGGACTTAAGGCATTTTCACAACAACCGGGACTTCTTCCATCGCTCAAAAGCCGATCATGTACTGATTTCCGGGAGTCAATATCTGGCAAACTCACCCGTCTCAAAAGCCTATGAAGAGCATTTGGCGACAGGGGCAGATGTCACGGTTCTGTCCACACAAGTGACTGAACCGGATGATGAGCATAGCAAGCTGCTTCGCATTGAACAAGATGATGACGGTGTGGTCAAAGGTTTTTCCAGTGACCCGGCAAATCCAACGGTGTTCACGAACATGTACATCATTAAAAAAGATGTGCTGTTAAAGATGGTGGATTACTGCATTGCTTACCACAAAGACAATTTCTTTCTCGATGGCATCCGCGGAAAACTCCCGGATCTGAAGATTCAGAATTTCGACATGAATGGTCCTGGTATGTTTGTCAACTCGATTCAGAGCTACTATAAACACAATCTAGGCTTACTGAATCCTGAAATGTACAAATCCGTCTTCTTTAAGAACCAGCTTGTGAAAACAAAACTGAGTAATGAACCGCCGGCCAAGTATATCAACGGCAGTGCCGTTACGAAATCCATGGTCTCAAACGGCTGTGTCATCCAGGGGAAAGTTGATAACAGCGTGCTCTTTCGCGGTGTGAAAGTGGCACCCTCAGCAACCGTGAAGAATTCGATCATTATGCAGCGCTGCGTCATTGAGGATAATGTCCACCTCGAAAATGTGATACTCGACAAAGACGTACACGTCTCTGCCGGACAGCAGCTTATCGGTTCCAAAGGCAAACCTTATGTTGTCGCCAAACGTCAGCGTGTCTGA
- a CDS encoding glucose-1-phosphate adenylyltransferase: protein MKKEVIGMLLAGGKGTRLGLLTDAIAKPAVHFGGKYRIIDFTLSNCSNSKIHTVGVLTQYSPLELHKHMGIGKPWDMDRQTDGLSILSPFQASDGASWYSGTADAITKNIHYIDQHDPEYVLVISGDHIYHMDYRKMLEHHKETGASATISVMEVPWDEASRFGILNTKDDLEVYEFDEKPKNPKNNLASMGIYIFTWSDLRQYLVDDEKVEDSDHDFGKDIIPSMLKDGLPMYAYRFDGYWKDVGTIKSYWEANMDLLEEDLTLSLNNKEWRTYSHDSNYPPEYIGETALVKNSLITSGSWIDGTVTQSVLFEKVDVFEGAEVVESIIHPSVKIGKNSKITKAIVMENTTIPDNVVIDGSTYDEPVVINQENYAEFNQAKGVN, encoded by the coding sequence ATGAAAAAAGAAGTGATCGGCATGCTTCTCGCCGGAGGGAAAGGTACCCGACTGGGCCTCCTGACAGATGCGATCGCCAAACCGGCTGTCCATTTCGGGGGGAAATACCGGATTATTGATTTCACGCTCAGTAACTGTTCCAACTCCAAGATCCACACTGTAGGCGTGCTGACCCAGTACTCTCCTTTGGAACTTCATAAACATATGGGGATTGGAAAACCTTGGGATATGGACCGCCAAACAGACGGTCTCTCCATTCTCTCGCCATTTCAGGCAAGTGACGGTGCCAGCTGGTACAGTGGCACAGCCGATGCAATTACAAAGAACATCCATTACATCGATCAGCACGACCCGGAATATGTACTGGTCATATCCGGCGACCACATTTATCACATGGATTACCGCAAGATGCTCGAGCACCATAAAGAAACCGGTGCTTCTGCGACGATTTCTGTCATGGAAGTTCCGTGGGACGAGGCATCAAGATTTGGCATACTGAATACAAAAGACGATCTGGAAGTGTATGAATTCGATGAGAAACCGAAAAATCCCAAGAACAACCTTGCATCGATGGGCATTTACATTTTCACATGGTCAGACCTGCGCCAATACCTTGTTGATGATGAAAAAGTGGAGGATTCAGACCACGATTTCGGTAAAGATATCATCCCATCCATGCTCAAAGACGGGTTGCCAATGTATGCCTACCGCTTCGACGGATACTGGAAAGATGTCGGTACGATCAAAAGCTATTGGGAAGCAAATATGGACCTCTTGGAAGAGGATCTGACTCTCTCATTGAATAACAAAGAATGGCGAACCTACTCACACGACTCCAACTATCCGCCTGAATACATCGGTGAAACGGCGCTGGTGAAAAATTCACTGATCACATCGGGCTCCTGGATCGATGGCACGGTCACACAATCTGTCCTGTTTGAAAAGGTCGACGTTTTTGAAGGGGCAGAGGTCGTGGAGTCCATCATTCACCCATCGGTCAAGATCGGGAAAAACAGTAAAATCACCAAAGCCATTGTCATGGAGAATACGACCATTCCGGACAACGTGGTAATCGACGGCAGTACCTATGATGAACCCGTTGTCATCAATCAGGAGAATTACGCAGAATTTAACCAGGCGAAGGGGGTTAACTAA
- the glgB gene encoding 1,4-alpha-glucan branching protein GlgB, producing MKWQISEEDTYLFHQGTHYQSYKLMGAKKMTVDGNEGYRFVVWAPHAQKVTLAGDFNDWHTDSHPLEKITVMGLWAGFFTDVPDGAVYKYCLEHPDGRTLMKADPYANFAEVRPNTASVTWEDPVYAWQDQSWYERKRKTTSYASPINIYEVHLGTWNKKEGKVEDEALYSYRELAETLVPYVKDLGYTHIELLPITEHPFDLSWGYQITGYYAPTSRFGRPEDFKYFVDQCHQHNIGVILDWVPGHFCRDDHGLRQFDGEPCFEYQDINKADKPSWGTLTFDFGRPEVQSFLISNAVYWLREFHLDGIRTDAVASMLSLNFDRPDNAPKLYNTYGGEENLEAYAFLRKLNEAAFAYEPDVLMMAEDSSDVPLVTSPTHEGGLGFNFKWNMGWMNDMLDYMAYDPIYRKEHHNKLTFSFMYTFSENFVLPLSHDEVVHGKKSILNKMPGDQWQQFANYRLLLAYQMTHPGKKLLFMGSEIAMYSEWKDKEYLDWHLLDYPLHRSAHEYVRVLNHLYKNATALHEQDHKPEGFQWIDADNSDQSITAFIRRGQTPGDEYIVICNFTPVVHYDYKIGVPAVGTYKEIFNSDHEHFGGSNQLNDGDHFTFDEKWHGYEQHIKIMVPPLAVSIFQIKHSDQKEEESQ from the coding sequence ATGAAATGGCAGATCAGCGAGGAAGATACATACCTGTTTCATCAGGGAACCCATTATCAGAGCTACAAGCTGATGGGTGCAAAAAAAATGACCGTCGATGGAAACGAGGGTTATCGTTTTGTTGTTTGGGCGCCTCACGCTCAAAAAGTCACGTTGGCAGGTGATTTTAATGACTGGCATACGGATAGCCATCCACTGGAAAAAATCACGGTGATGGGCCTGTGGGCAGGTTTTTTCACGGATGTTCCGGATGGAGCCGTCTATAAGTATTGCCTTGAACATCCCGATGGCCGGACATTGATGAAAGCTGACCCTTACGCGAACTTTGCAGAGGTACGTCCGAATACCGCATCGGTTACCTGGGAAGACCCGGTCTATGCGTGGCAGGATCAGTCGTGGTATGAGCGCAAACGAAAGACAACGTCCTACGCCTCTCCCATCAACATCTACGAAGTTCACCTTGGAACCTGGAATAAAAAAGAAGGAAAAGTGGAAGACGAAGCACTTTATTCTTACCGTGAGCTGGCTGAAACCCTGGTCCCTTACGTCAAAGACCTTGGCTACACCCATATTGAACTGCTGCCGATTACAGAGCACCCTTTCGATTTATCATGGGGTTATCAAATCACCGGCTACTATGCGCCGACAAGCCGATTTGGCCGCCCGGAGGATTTCAAGTACTTTGTTGATCAGTGTCACCAGCATAACATCGGTGTCATTCTCGACTGGGTACCCGGTCATTTTTGCAGAGACGATCATGGGTTGAGGCAATTCGACGGGGAGCCCTGCTTTGAATATCAGGATATCAACAAGGCCGACAAACCTTCCTGGGGCACGTTGACCTTTGATTTCGGCCGCCCGGAGGTACAGAGTTTCCTGATCTCCAACGCCGTTTACTGGCTCCGTGAATTCCATCTGGATGGGATCCGCACTGACGCCGTCGCCAGTATGCTGAGTCTGAATTTCGATCGTCCGGATAATGCCCCGAAACTTTACAACACCTATGGGGGAGAAGAAAACCTCGAGGCCTATGCGTTTTTGAGAAAGCTGAATGAAGCTGCTTTCGCTTATGAACCGGACGTTCTCATGATGGCAGAGGACAGTTCGGACGTCCCACTCGTCACTTCTCCGACCCATGAAGGCGGTCTGGGCTTCAATTTCAAGTGGAACATGGGCTGGATGAATGACATGCTCGACTACATGGCATACGATCCGATTTACCGGAAGGAACATCACAACAAATTGACGTTTTCTTTCATGTACACCTTCTCTGAAAATTTTGTTCTGCCACTGTCACACGATGAAGTGGTTCATGGCAAGAAGTCTATCCTCAACAAAATGCCCGGGGATCAATGGCAGCAGTTTGCCAACTACAGATTGCTCCTCGCGTATCAAATGACCCACCCTGGTAAGAAACTCCTGTTCATGGGCAGTGAAATCGCCATGTACAGTGAATGGAAGGATAAAGAGTATTTGGACTGGCACCTTCTTGATTACCCGCTTCACCGGAGTGCGCATGAATATGTCCGGGTGTTGAACCATCTTTATAAAAACGCCACCGCCCTTCATGAACAAGACCACAAGCCGGAAGGATTTCAATGGATTGATGCGGACAACAGTGATCAGAGTATCACGGCATTCATCCGCAGGGGCCAAACTCCCGGGGATGAGTATATCGTGATTTGCAACTTCACCCCTGTGGTGCACTATGACTACAAAATAGGCGTCCCGGCTGTTGGCACATATAAAGAAATCTTCAACAGTGACCACGAGCATTTCGGAGGCTCGAATCAGCTGAACGACGGGGATCACTTTACTTTCGATGAAAAATGGCACGGTTATGAACAGCACATTAAAATCATGGTACCACCTTTAGCCGTCTCCATTTTCCAAATAAAACACTCAGACCAAAAAGAGGAGGAATCACAATGA
- the pulA gene encoding type I pullulanase — protein sequence MRNITAWVDSPRDIQLNGPGIERRFHVHERGKIVTSNEVIETVVADTYENGLHLQTQKDLYPGKDMDLVIGRIHAPVHIRFLVHTEWFDENYAVSDEVFGAVFSLQETTFRVWSPVALTMTLELDGQFYSMERMYRGIWERTISGDCHGMTYAYHVNISGTTARVVDPYAKALTANSRDGVVTDLPRTDPKGFRSGNRPSVNLLQDSIIYELHVRDATIHPDSGVKHKGKYLGLTERGTTTPNGFPTGLDYIKQLGVTHVQFLPVNDFGRVDDFAPDDQYNWGYDPLFFQAPEGSYATKPADPFNRITELKTLVQRFHENDLQVILDVVYNHVFVMEESPFEQLVPGYYFRYDEQGKPSNGTGVGNDIASERAMVRKFIVDTIRYWLKEYRVDGFRFDLMGIMDIETMRAIEKEAMEEPVPIMLLGEGWNLPTGLPFDEKATNHRAGEMPGIRFFNDMFRDTLKGSTFDLNEQGYANGKGKWIERMYQMTAGSSMPDEVLPPHTADVTQTVNYVECHDNHTLWDRLMISNPNVTDQNRQAIHQLATAITIFSQGVPFLHAGQEFFRSKNGDGNSYISPDEVNQLDWQQAECYQEEIAYMKEVISLKKSRPAFRQLSNPALRERMRVLQTKHPVFGYILMEYQEEIVVFYNPGDEEEEVHLPSMGQWRVLSSPYRKAVLTEPSMLGLKLTVKPYECLVLCKKRQS from the coding sequence ATGCGAAATATAACTGCCTGGGTCGACAGCCCAAGAGATATACAACTGAACGGACCGGGAATCGAACGCCGGTTTCATGTCCATGAACGGGGCAAGATCGTGACAAGCAATGAAGTAATTGAAACGGTTGTTGCAGATACCTATGAGAACGGACTGCATTTACAGACTCAAAAAGATTTGTACCCCGGAAAAGATATGGATCTGGTCATCGGAAGGATTCACGCCCCGGTGCACATCCGTTTTCTGGTACATACGGAATGGTTTGATGAAAATTATGCAGTTTCTGATGAAGTTTTCGGTGCGGTATTCTCATTGCAGGAAACAACCTTCAGGGTCTGGTCACCGGTTGCTTTGACTATGACGTTGGAACTTGATGGTCAGTTCTATTCTATGGAAAGAATGTATCGCGGGATTTGGGAACGCACCATTTCCGGCGACTGCCACGGGATGACCTATGCCTATCATGTCAACATCAGCGGAACAACCGCGCGTGTTGTGGACCCTTACGCCAAGGCATTGACAGCGAACAGCCGGGACGGGGTTGTCACGGATTTACCGCGCACCGATCCAAAGGGGTTTCGCTCCGGGAACAGACCATCGGTGAACCTGCTGCAAGACAGCATTATTTATGAGTTGCATGTTCGGGATGCGACGATTCATCCGGACAGCGGTGTGAAACACAAAGGGAAATACCTCGGACTCACAGAAAGAGGTACGACGACACCAAACGGGTTTCCGACGGGTCTCGATTACATCAAACAGCTCGGCGTGACGCACGTACAATTTCTCCCGGTTAATGATTTCGGCCGTGTGGATGATTTCGCTCCGGATGACCAGTATAACTGGGGGTATGATCCGCTGTTTTTCCAGGCTCCCGAGGGAAGCTATGCGACAAAGCCGGCAGATCCGTTTAACCGGATTACGGAATTGAAAACGCTGGTGCAACGTTTTCATGAAAATGACCTGCAGGTTATTTTGGATGTGGTGTATAATCATGTGTTCGTCATGGAAGAATCCCCATTTGAGCAATTGGTTCCGGGTTATTATTTCCGATACGATGAACAGGGCAAACCGAGTAATGGAACCGGAGTCGGGAATGACATCGCCAGTGAGCGGGCCATGGTCAGAAAATTCATCGTGGATACGATCAGGTACTGGCTGAAAGAATACCGTGTTGATGGCTTCCGGTTCGACTTGATGGGAATCATGGATATCGAAACGATGCGGGCGATCGAAAAAGAAGCGATGGAAGAACCTGTGCCGATCATGCTTCTGGGGGAAGGCTGGAATTTGCCGACGGGTCTCCCTTTTGATGAAAAGGCAACGAACCACCGGGCGGGAGAAATGCCCGGCATCCGTTTTTTTAACGATATGTTCAGAGATACGCTCAAGGGGAGTACCTTTGATCTGAATGAGCAGGGCTATGCCAATGGAAAAGGGAAGTGGATTGAACGGATGTATCAGATGACGGCAGGCTCATCCATGCCTGACGAAGTACTGCCGCCGCATACCGCAGATGTAACGCAAACCGTTAACTATGTGGAATGTCATGACAATCATACGCTTTGGGACAGGCTGATGATCTCCAATCCCAATGTGACAGATCAGAACAGGCAGGCGATTCATCAGCTGGCGACTGCGATTACGATCTTCAGTCAAGGCGTACCATTCCTTCACGCCGGTCAGGAATTTTTCCGCTCGAAGAATGGGGATGGCAACAGTTACATTTCCCCGGATGAAGTCAATCAGCTGGATTGGCAACAGGCGGAATGCTATCAAGAGGAGATCGCTTATATGAAAGAAGTGATTTCACTCAAAAAGAGCCGTCCGGCCTTCAGGCAACTGTCAAATCCTGCACTGCGCGAGCGGATGAGGGTGCTGCAGACAAAGCATCCAGTTTTTGGCTACATCCTGATGGAGTACCAGGAAGAGATCGTTGTCTTTTATAATCCGGGTGATGAGGAAGAAGAGGTCCACTTGCCTTCAATGGGACAATGGCGTGTACTCAGCTCCCCTTATCGGAAAGCCGTTCTTACAGAACCTTCGATGCTGGGCCTGAAGCTTACTGTGAAGCCTTATGAATGCCTGGTTCTCTGTAAAAAAAGACAGTCTTGA
- a CDS encoding phosphotransferase, whose product MKHLEQFLGEDWQLRPAGGATGEAYIAEKGQQKIFIKRNSSPFLAVLSAEGIVPKLLWTKRLENGDVITAQEWIEGRKLNQEELNAPRVARLLRKIHRSTELMAMFKRMGNQPLLPEHVIHHAKESITSMTNEIKKATEGLHWLVDHVPVHNVSDFVVCHADVHHKNWIHYTEMGEDELYLIDWDGAQLADPVMDIAPLLFIYVPRPEWDWWLKEYGCRHTEEMDHKIRWYMVALCLENIAWYDRREMPAERGQWLYRLDKIIHNEWV is encoded by the coding sequence GTGAAACATTTGGAACAATTTCTTGGAGAGGACTGGCAATTGCGCCCGGCCGGTGGAGCCACAGGCGAAGCGTACATTGCCGAAAAAGGACAGCAGAAAATCTTTATTAAACGTAACTCATCTCCGTTTCTGGCTGTTCTGTCTGCTGAAGGAATTGTCCCGAAACTGCTTTGGACGAAACGGCTGGAAAACGGGGATGTCATTACAGCACAGGAATGGATTGAAGGAAGAAAGTTGAATCAGGAGGAACTCAATGCTCCCCGGGTAGCGAGACTTCTCCGTAAGATTCACAGATCGACCGAGCTGATGGCGATGTTTAAGCGAATGGGGAACCAGCCGCTGCTCCCGGAGCATGTGATTCACCACGCAAAGGAATCGATTACGTCCATGACCAATGAGATCAAAAAGGCTACAGAAGGACTTCATTGGCTTGTAGATCATGTGCCGGTACATAACGTCTCGGATTTTGTGGTTTGTCATGCGGATGTGCATCATAAAAATTGGATTCATTATACTGAAATGGGTGAGGATGAACTGTATCTGATCGATTGGGACGGAGCTCAGCTTGCTGACCCTGTGATGGATATAGCCCCCCTCCTGTTCATCTATGTTCCGCGTCCTGAGTGGGACTGGTGGTTGAAAGAATACGGGTGCAGACATACCGAAGAAATGGATCACAAGATTCGCTGGTATATGGTTGCTTTGTGTCTTGAGAACATTGCCTGGTATGACCGGCGTGAGATGCCGGCAGAACGGGGGCAATGGCTGTACCGGCTGGATAAAATCATTCATAACGAATGGGTCTGA
- the trmB gene encoding tRNA (guanosine(46)-N7)-methyltransferase TrmB: MRLRKKPWAHEYMAKFPNVVSENPSANQGRWREYFQQEGPLHVEVGTGKGRFITEMARQHPDILFIGVEKYSSVLVTGVQRVEGNPPANLRLIEADVNDIEDLFTPREIDRLYINFTDPWPKKRHAKRRLTHGDFLQKYDRVLTDDGEIHFKTDNQGLFEYSLGSMSQHGLAFKNVSLDLHRSDVKHNVMTEYEEKFAGKGMRIYRLEAYRHTL; the protein is encoded by the coding sequence ATGAGACTCAGAAAAAAACCTTGGGCACATGAATATATGGCGAAATTTCCGAATGTCGTAAGTGAAAATCCGTCAGCCAATCAGGGGAGGTGGCGAGAATACTTTCAGCAGGAGGGTCCGCTTCATGTAGAAGTGGGGACGGGGAAAGGCCGCTTCATTACCGAAATGGCGAGACAGCATCCCGATATCCTGTTCATTGGTGTGGAAAAATACAGCAGTGTACTCGTCACAGGTGTACAGCGAGTGGAAGGGAATCCACCGGCAAACCTCCGTCTTATCGAGGCAGATGTCAATGATATTGAGGACTTGTTCACTCCGCGTGAAATCGACCGTCTTTATATCAATTTCACTGATCCCTGGCCGAAGAAACGGCATGCGAAACGTCGACTGACGCATGGGGATTTTCTGCAAAAATATGACCGGGTGTTAACGGATGACGGTGAGATCCATTTCAAAACCGATAACCAGGGACTATTTGAATATTCACTTGGCAGCATGTCACAACATGGATTGGCATTCAAAAACGTCAGCCTCGACCTTCATCGAAGCGATGTGAAACACAATGTGATGACCGAGTACGAAGAGAAATTCGCCGGAAAAGGAATGCGGATCTATCGTCTGGAAGCATACCGTCACACCTTATGA
- a CDS encoding YtnP family quorum-quenching lactonase has translation MESWHVNEEVTLTWLDGGVTNMDGGAMFGVVPKPLWSKRYPVNDKNQIELRSDPILIQVDGMNLLIEAGIGNGKFSEKAIRNYGITSESKVDESLKKLNLTPEDIDAVLMTHMHFDHVSGLSRPEGDSFVSVFPNATIYVEEREWDEMREPNMRSKNTYFRENWEGIEAQVKPYKGQLEVVPDIRMIHTGGHSNGHAIIHINRGNANIWHMADLMPTHAHFPSLWVLAYDDYPVTSIMQKEKYIQGNLENSPYFIFYHDAKYRYIRFSQDGKSIEESLKRNRENE, from the coding sequence ATGGAAAGCTGGCATGTAAATGAGGAAGTGACTTTGACCTGGCTTGATGGAGGCGTTACAAACATGGACGGAGGTGCCATGTTCGGTGTTGTGCCAAAGCCGCTCTGGTCCAAACGGTACCCGGTGAATGACAAGAATCAGATCGAGCTTCGTTCAGATCCAATCCTGATACAGGTGGACGGGATGAACCTGCTGATCGAAGCGGGGATCGGGAATGGGAAATTCTCCGAAAAGGCGATCCGGAACTATGGCATCACATCTGAATCTAAGGTAGACGAATCGCTGAAAAAGTTGAACCTGACCCCTGAAGACATCGATGCAGTGTTGATGACGCACATGCACTTTGACCATGTGAGCGGTTTGAGCCGCCCTGAAGGGGACAGCTTCGTTTCCGTATTCCCGAATGCTACGATCTACGTGGAAGAACGGGAGTGGGATGAAATGCGTGAACCGAATATGCGTTCAAAAAATACGTACTTCCGCGAGAACTGGGAAGGAATCGAGGCCCAGGTCAAACCATACAAAGGACAGCTGGAAGTGGTGCCGGATATTCGAATGATTCATACCGGCGGGCACAGTAACGGCCATGCGATCATTCATATCAACCGCGGCAATGCGAATATCTGGCATATGGCGGACCTGATGCCGACTCATGCCCACTTTCCTTCACTGTGGGTTCTCGCCTATGATGACTATCCTGTCACATCGATTATGCAAAAAGAAAAATATATTCAAGGAAATCTTGAGAATTCACCGTATTTTATTTTTTACCACGATGCCAAATACCGCTACATCCGGTTCTCACAAGACGGGAAATCAATTGAGGAGTCACTGAAACGAAACCGTGAAAATGAATGA